Proteins from one Sabethes cyaneus chromosome 2, idSabCyanKW18_F2, whole genome shotgun sequence genomic window:
- the LOC128734865 gene encoding uncharacterized protein LOC128734865 has translation MGDSNFLSAYKLINSQLVQNNQKHKEEIRDKIEMINQLNDQLFKYREENKTLRDMVQKLLEQFKTITTIMVSVRDQSESVFNIVYNEHAMKETEEQMRRPIAGLIYERRRIECPPEVDEAAIIEGEDENRSMEDYRTAVMEETIENNQEQIGSLPKSPMLKRLERKSRNRSVDESFETIDTNHVVEAARKSREYRHSRDSREGKYSSGEESLRETTTSEAMDITQTSVQAKVSIEEIASDETPKVQVIDGSSTVRNIFETSSFSEKSSYSSIQSDVNPPTDQSLRPTTLKRIASESMLNTLTEQEINKENDDGTNDTISNATCSTPLAKSRRVKRAKAALLSPTSPVPMVSLKPLTKANLNQHNISYEALVIRTNKTIKQDDLERSEQASTESNDSKRPRRRAAPKVLKEPRINTKLRRT, from the exons atgggGGACAGTAATTTTCTCTCCGCATACAAGTTAATTAATTCACAATTAGTCCAAAACAACCAGAAGCACAAGGAAGAGATTAGAGACAAAATTGAGATGATAAATCAGTTGAACGATCAGCTCTTCAAATACCGAGAAGAAAACAAGACGCTTCGAGATATG GTACAGAAACTGCTGGAGCAGTTTAAAACCATAACCACGATTATGGTTTCGGTAAGGGATCAGAGTGAATCTGTTTTCAATATTGTTTATAACGAGCATGCGATGAAGGAGACAGAAGAACAGATGCGTCGACCAATAGCCGGTTTAATTTACGAACGACGTCGAATTGAGTGTCCGCCAGAAGTTGATGAAGCAGCTATTATTGAGGGCGAGGACGAAAATCGGTCAATGGAGGACTACCGAACAGCGGTAATGGAAGAGACGATTGAAAATAACCAGGAACAGATCGGTTCATTGCCCAAAAGTCCAATGTTGAAACGATTGGAGCGAAAATCCCGAAATCGTAGCGTTGACGAGTCGTTCGAAACAATTGATACGAATCATGTGGTGGAAGCTGCACGCAAAAGTCGAGAATATCGGCACAGTAGAGATTCGCGAGAAGGCAAATATAGCAGCGGAGAAGAAAGTCTTCGGGAAACAACCACCTCAGAAGCTATGGATATCACGCAAACAAGTGTACAGGCTAAGGTTTCAATAGAAGAAATTGCGAGCGACGAAACACCTAAAGTTCAAG TGATCGATGGAAGTTCAACGGTTCGCAACATTTTTGAAACGAgcagtttttctgagaaatcaAGTTATAGCAGTATTCAAAGCGACGTTAATCCGCCTACCGACCAGAGCCTTCGGCCTACAACTTTGAAACGTATAGCCAGTGAATCCATGTTAAACACATTAACCGAGCAGGAAATAAATAAGGAAAATGATGATGGCACCAATGATACCATCTCAAATGCAACCTGCTCGACACCACTAGCTAAAAGTCGGCGTGTAAAGCGTGCAAAAGCCGCTTTACTGTCTCCAACATCTCCAGTGCCTATGGTGTCTTTAAAACCACTGACGAAAGCAAACCTTAACCAACACAATATATCATACGAGGCACTCGTAATCAGAACAAATAAAACTATTAAACAGGACGACTTGGAACGCAGCGAGCAGGCCAGTACAGAATCGAACGACTCGAAGAGGCCCCGACGGAGAGCGGCACCGAAGGTGCTGAAGGAACCAAGAATAAACACTAAGCTAAGGCGGACATAA